AGTATTAATACATATTTTAAATTCAATATCACTTTATGATTTTAAAATAAAATTATCCTTAAAATTATATAAGCTCATATTTGTAATATTCATTTTTTGATATCATATAATTATAAAAACTTCATTAAGAATTTGATTAGATACTGTAACTCTCTTATAACATTTCAATTAATACTTTAATCAAAAAAATTGAAAGTACAGTTATAATTATAGGACGTGCTATTTTTGCTCCACTTTTAGTAAAATAACCTGCACCAAAATAATTTCCTGCAATACTAAATAAACCTGCTGCTATACCTAAAGGAAACAATACTTTCGCATTTATAATGAAAGTTGCCAATCCAGCTATATTTGATGATAAATTAATAGCTTTTGTTGTTCCTGCCGCATTATTTAAACTTAAATTAGCAATTCCAGTCAATAATAAAATCAAAAAAGTTCCAGTCCCTGGTCCATAAAACCCATCATAGGCTCCAATTAAAAAAGCTATTAACATACACTTAAAATATGTCTGAATATCCACATCATTTTCAATATTTTGCTTTTGATTGAAATCACGTTTACGCAGCACATAAAATGCAGTAACAGGTAAAATTACTAACATTAATAATTTTAAATATGAATCATTTATTTTTAGAGAAAGCATTGCCCCTAATGGTGATCCTAGTAAAGCGCAGATTACACTGCATGCTGCCAATTTTAATTTTATGTATCCATTTCTAGCAAAACGATATGTAGCTATAACAGTTCCCATGCTAGAACTCATTTTATTTGTTCCAATTGCAAAATGAACTGGAACTCCAGCAAGCATGTATGCTGGAAGCGATATAAGTCCCCCTCCTCCTGCTATTGCATCAATAAAGCCTGCAAGAAATACAAGCGGACATACTATAATATATTGAATCATTTCTACCCCCATAAGTTTTAGTCATAAATTGATATTAACAATTAATTAAAATAAAATCAAATTCATATACATTGTACTATTTACTATCTATCAAACAACTGCATTAAATCGTCCTTTGACAGACTGCTAAGTAAGCTGCTGTTTTGAAGCCCTCCAGTCAAAATATCATTAATAAGCTCTTTCTTATCTTCCTGAAGCAAAATAATTTTTTCTTCTATTGTACCTTTGGCAACTAATCTAATTACTTCTACTTCCTTTTCTTGGCCAATTCTATGAGCTCTATCCGTTGCTTGATCTTCAACTGCTGGATTCCACCAGGGATCAAAATGTATGACTAGATTTGCTGAAGTTAAATTAAGTCCAGTACCTCCAGCTTTTAAAGAAATTAAAAACACTTTAACCACTTCACTGCTATTAAATTCCTTAACTAGTTTAATTCTATCCTTTGGTTTTGTCTTTCCTTGTAAATGAAAAAAGTTAATTTCTTCTTTATTTAAGCGTTCTCCAATTTTATCTAAAGCTGAAGTAAACTGTGAAAATAAAAGAACTTTACTTCCAGTCTCAATATGTTCTTTGATAAGTTCAATGACCACTTCTAATTTTCCACTTCCACCATCATAATCCTCTAATATAAGTGAAGGATCTAAACATATCTGCCTAAGCTTAGTTAAATATGAAAGAATCTCAATTCTTTTATCGTTATTATCCTTCATTTTTGCCTTAACTCTTTTGACATAATTACTATATAAACCTTTTTGAGCTGCCGTCATTTCAACTAAAAGCTTCTTTTCTACCTTATCTGGCAGTTCCTTCATTACTTCATTTTTAGTCCTTCTCAAAATAAATGGTTTTATTAAAAGTTTAAGACTTTCTAAATTCTCTTCTCCTTTTGAAATAAATTTTTCTTGAAATACTTCCTTAGAATATAAGTATCCAGGCATTACAAAATCAAATATAGACCAAAGCTCAGTCAAGTTATTTTCAATAGGTGTCCCG
The window above is part of the Clostridium saccharoperbutylacetonicum N1-4(HMT) genome. Proteins encoded here:
- a CDS encoding sulfite exporter TauE/SafE family protein; the encoded protein is MIQYIIVCPLVFLAGFIDAIAGGGGLISLPAYMLAGVPVHFAIGTNKMSSSMGTVIATYRFARNGYIKLKLAACSVICALLGSPLGAMLSLKINDSYLKLLMLVILPVTAFYVLRKRDFNQKQNIENDVDIQTYFKCMLIAFLIGAYDGFYGPGTGTFLILLLTGIANLSLNNAAGTTKAINLSSNIAGLATFIINAKVLFPLGIAAGLFSIAGNYFGAGYFTKSGAKIARPIIITVLSIFLIKVLIEML